The proteins below are encoded in one region of Halocatena salina:
- the uvrA gene encoding excinuclease ABC subunit UvrA, whose translation MSEFIEVRGAEEHNLKDIDVSIPRESFTVVTGLSGSGKSSLAFETVYAEGQRRYIESLSAYARNFLGQMDKPQVETVEGLSPAISIDQKNAANNPRSTVGTVTELHDYLRLLYARIGTPHCPECGQEVGEQSAQTMVRRLFDLPERTRAKIAAPVVRDQKGAFADLFEELVSEGYSRVEVDGTEYDLTVETPELDENFDHTIDVVVDRVTITEDARSRITDSVETALTEADGVLKVIIPDPPENAELGAIARSTGDLSNADMASEPADADRLVAEFSEELACTRCGIDLPEIETRSFSFNSPHGACPECEGIGETKEIDEDLVIRDPSKPLRDVFEPWSYNRSYYQTRLDSVAAHFDVSLDTPFEETEPEIQQAFLYGTTEDVVFKRRTKNGIRRKEQPFEGIIPNLERRYVETDSQSTREHIEEYMATTTCPACEGTRLKPASRAVLVNDTAITEINRMSIGDALDQFEGWETQLTKRERIIAEEILKEIRDRLGFMCEVGLDYLTLDREASTLSGGESQRIRLATQIGSGLVGVLYVLDEPSIGLHQRDNDRLLNTLEELRDLGNTLLVVEHDTETMRRADNVIDMGPGPGKRGGEVVVNGDIEDVMATEKSITGDYLAGRRQIPVPDTRRDPSGQLTVRGARQHNLRDLDVSIPLGTLTTITGVSGSGKSTLLHDVLYKGLVRRMNDTDVHPGDHDDIENVELVETVRLIDQSPIGRTPRSNPATYTGVFDYIRELFAETALAKQRGYEKGRFSFNVKGGRCEACGGQGTVKIEMNFLSDVYVPCEECEGARYNDETLDVTYKDRTIADVLDMSVEEAHDFFEHDPRIGRRLQLLRDVGLDYMKLGQPSTTLSGGEAQRVKLAEELGKRNSGDTLYLLDEPTTGLHPEDERKLIDVLQRLVDEGNTVVVVEHELDLVKNADHIVDLGPEGGEHGGDLVATGSPETVARSDDSHTGRYLRDLLPDVELEGPRTETIRAAVGDD comes from the coding sequence ATGAGTGAGTTCATCGAGGTCCGAGGAGCCGAAGAGCACAATCTCAAGGACATCGATGTGTCCATTCCTCGCGAGTCGTTCACGGTGGTGACGGGGTTGTCTGGCTCGGGCAAGTCGTCGCTGGCGTTCGAGACGGTGTACGCCGAGGGCCAACGCCGATACATCGAGAGCCTGTCAGCGTACGCCCGGAACTTCCTCGGGCAGATGGACAAACCACAAGTCGAGACGGTCGAGGGACTTTCTCCTGCGATCTCGATCGATCAGAAAAACGCCGCCAACAACCCGCGCTCGACCGTCGGAACGGTGACGGAACTGCACGACTACCTCCGGTTGCTGTACGCCCGCATCGGAACGCCACACTGTCCGGAGTGTGGGCAAGAAGTCGGCGAGCAGAGCGCACAGACTATGGTGCGTCGGCTGTTCGATCTTCCCGAACGAACGCGAGCGAAGATCGCTGCGCCCGTCGTGCGCGACCAGAAAGGTGCGTTCGCGGATCTGTTCGAGGAACTCGTCTCGGAGGGGTACTCCCGTGTCGAGGTGGACGGAACCGAGTACGATCTCACCGTCGAGACGCCCGAACTGGACGAGAACTTCGATCACACGATCGATGTCGTCGTCGATCGCGTCACGATCACCGAGGACGCCCGCTCGCGCATCACCGACAGCGTCGAGACGGCACTCACCGAAGCCGATGGCGTGTTGAAGGTGATCATTCCGGATCCACCCGAGAACGCCGAGTTGGGCGCAATAGCGCGCTCGACAGGGGATCTCTCGAACGCTGACATGGCCTCTGAGCCTGCCGACGCGGATCGGCTCGTCGCGGAGTTCTCCGAGGAGCTTGCGTGTACGCGGTGCGGGATCGATCTGCCCGAGATCGAAACGCGGAGCTTCTCTTTTAACAGCCCTCACGGTGCGTGTCCGGAATGTGAGGGCATCGGCGAGACCAAAGAGATAGACGAGGATCTCGTGATCCGGGACCCATCGAAGCCGTTGCGCGATGTCTTCGAGCCGTGGAGCTACAACCGTTCGTACTACCAGACCCGGCTCGATTCGGTTGCGGCGCACTTCGACGTGAGCCTCGACACACCGTTCGAAGAGACCGAGCCAGAAATTCAACAGGCGTTTCTGTACGGTACCACTGAAGATGTCGTCTTCAAACGCCGGACGAAAAACGGTATCCGGCGGAAGGAACAGCCGTTCGAGGGAATCATTCCGAATCTCGAACGCCGGTACGTCGAAACCGACTCCCAGAGCACGCGCGAGCATATCGAGGAGTATATGGCGACCACGACGTGCCCAGCGTGTGAGGGCACGCGGCTCAAACCTGCGAGCCGAGCGGTGCTGGTCAATGACACGGCGATCACGGAGATCAACCGAATGAGCATCGGCGACGCGCTCGACCAGTTCGAAGGGTGGGAGACGCAACTGACCAAGCGCGAGCGCATCATCGCCGAAGAGATCTTAAAGGAGATCCGCGATCGGTTGGGCTTCATGTGTGAGGTCGGTCTCGATTACCTCACGCTCGATCGGGAGGCCTCGACGCTCTCCGGTGGAGAGAGCCAGCGGATCCGGTTGGCAACCCAGATCGGTTCCGGGCTGGTCGGCGTGCTGTACGTGCTCGATGAGCCATCCATCGGCCTGCACCAACGCGATAACGACCGTCTGCTCAACACGCTCGAAGAGCTACGAGATCTGGGTAACACGCTGCTCGTCGTCGAGCACGACACCGAAACCATGCGGCGGGCGGACAACGTCATCGACATGGGACCGGGACCCGGAAAGCGCGGCGGTGAGGTCGTGGTCAACGGCGATATCGAAGACGTGATGGCGACTGAAAAGAGCATTACCGGCGATTATCTCGCGGGCCGGCGACAGATACCGGTTCCCGACACACGGCGCGATCCGAGTGGGCAGCTGACAGTTCGTGGCGCACGCCAGCACAACCTCCGAGATCTCGACGTGTCGATCCCGCTCGGGACGCTCACGACGATCACGGGCGTTTCCGGCTCGGGAAAATCGACGCTGTTGCACGACGTGTTGTACAAAGGTCTCGTCCGGCGGATGAACGACACGGACGTCCATCCCGGTGATCACGACGACATCGAGAACGTCGAGCTCGTTGAAACGGTGCGCCTCATCGATCAGAGTCCGATCGGACGCACCCCGCGGTCGAATCCGGCGACATACACCGGCGTTTTCGACTACATCCGCGAACTGTTTGCGGAAACAGCGCTGGCCAAACAGCGCGGCTACGAGAAGGGTCGGTTTTCCTTCAACGTCAAAGGAGGACGGTGTGAGGCGTGTGGCGGACAGGGAACCGTCAAGATCGAGATGAATTTCCTGTCAGATGTGTACGTTCCCTGTGAAGAGTGTGAGGGGGCACGGTACAACGACGAGACTCTCGATGTGACGTATAAGGATCGGACCATCGCCGACGTGCTCGATATGAGCGTCGAGGAAGCACACGACTTTTTCGAACACGATCCTCGCATCGGGCGCCGGCTCCAGTTGCTCCGGGATGTGGGGCTCGATTACATGAAACTCGGACAGCCTTCCACGACGCTATCGGGCGGGGAAGCCCAACGGGTCAAACTCGCAGAAGAACTCGGTAAACGGAACAGTGGCGACACGCTGTATCTCCTCGACGAACCGACGACCGGCTTGCATCCCGAAGACGAACGGAAACTCATCGATGTGCTCCAACGCCTCGTGGATGAAGGCAACACGGTCGTCGTCGTCGAACACGAGTTGGATCTCGTGAAAAACGCCGACCACATCGTCGATCTCGGTCCCGAGGGTGGGGAACACGGTGGCGATCTCGTGGCGACGGGATCTCCCGAAACCGTCGCCCGGAGCGACGACTCCCACACCGGGCGCTACCTGCGCGATCTCCTCCCGGACGTAGAACTTGAGGGGCCACGAACGGAGACGATACGAGCGGCTGTAGGCGACGACTGA
- a CDS encoding LURP-one-related/scramblase family protein: MSTGTDDAIEGVELQDSEYTVVQSLVRNKYKAYDANGDLVLQGKQKMFKLKEEFPFLDGDGNPAFTVQAGGVFDVAGNYVLTDDVTDEPVIVLDKNWTMFTHQWKLRDPDTEAVIATIGSASKIVDVLRHLPYVGGLFHLIPHEYEITDAEENRIGSVQGEFSIKDRYTVTVDDGSDVPREAIVAAAMVIDAIEGN, from the coding sequence GTGTCAACGGGTACTGATGACGCCATAGAAGGAGTCGAACTGCAAGATTCCGAATACACGGTCGTTCAGTCGTTGGTCCGGAACAAGTACAAGGCATACGACGCGAACGGCGATCTCGTCCTCCAAGGCAAACAGAAGATGTTCAAGCTCAAAGAGGAATTCCCGTTTCTCGACGGTGATGGCAATCCGGCGTTCACCGTCCAAGCGGGCGGAGTTTTCGATGTCGCCGGTAACTACGTGCTCACCGACGACGTGACGGACGAACCGGTGATCGTTCTCGATAAGAACTGGACCATGTTCACCCACCAATGGAAGCTACGCGATCCCGACACCGAGGCGGTCATCGCAACGATCGGATCCGCCAGCAAGATCGTGGACGTGCTTCGCCATCTTCCGTACGTCGGTGGACTGTTCCATCTCATCCCCCACGAATACGAGATCACCGACGCGGAGGAGAACCGCATCGGATCCGTTCAGGGGGAATTCTCGATCAAGGATCGGTACACTGTCACGGTCGACGACGGGTCCGATGTCCCGAGGGAGGCGATCGTTGCGGCTGCGATGGTCATCGACGCGATCGAGGGAAATTGA
- a CDS encoding TrkH family potassium uptake protein, whose product MTVRIRVDWRISLGLTGTVLSYLTIPLLFPVAIALYYGEPIGPFLVTIAVTLVLAFGLNTVSVEGDLGAREAFLAVSLIWLLVAVVGAIPFLVAGDGVTAHPVNALFESMSGITTTGATVMLDFDAHTRSIMMWRQVQQWLGGLGILILATAILSEVGVGGAQLMESETWTTTVHKLTPRIAETARILLGLYAAITALAVVVLYVLFLVGLAPNMTLYNAIAHALTSVATAGFSPEPASAGAFSPIAQWVLVACMLIGATSFGLIYAVLTEAEFQRLRSNEELRFYLGGTAVAAGLVAAALTFDPSIDPNLEQTIRHAVFNTVSIVTTTGYASTDFNLWSPAAKHVLFTCMFLGGMVGSTTCSIKTLRWLVVLKAFYRELFTAIHPSAVRPIRVSDDPVDESTVQDIYGFVLLSLVLAFGLTVFVVVDAARVGLRVSEFEAMSAAASTFLNIGPAFGSAGPYGSYHAFPATTKTAMVLLMWIGRVEIIPVLTLFTRAFWRS is encoded by the coding sequence ATGACGGTGCGGATTCGTGTCGATTGGCGGATCAGCCTCGGACTCACGGGGACTGTACTTTCGTATCTCACGATTCCGTTACTGTTTCCCGTGGCGATTGCGCTCTACTACGGAGAGCCGATCGGACCGTTTCTCGTAACCATCGCAGTCACGCTCGTGCTCGCGTTCGGACTGAACACCGTTTCGGTCGAGGGCGATCTGGGTGCTCGTGAAGCATTTCTCGCCGTCTCACTCATCTGGTTGCTCGTTGCGGTCGTCGGGGCGATCCCGTTTCTCGTCGCTGGGGATGGGGTGACTGCTCATCCGGTGAACGCACTGTTCGAGTCGATGAGTGGTATCACGACGACGGGAGCAACAGTCATGCTGGATTTCGACGCTCACACGCGCTCGATCATGATGTGGCGGCAGGTCCAGCAGTGGCTCGGCGGACTCGGTATTCTAATTCTCGCAACGGCGATCCTCTCGGAAGTGGGCGTGGGTGGGGCACAGCTCATGGAATCGGAGACGTGGACCACAACGGTCCACAAGCTCACGCCACGCATCGCCGAAACGGCACGCATCCTTCTCGGCCTGTACGCCGCCATTACCGCGCTCGCAGTGGTCGTATTGTACGTTCTCTTTCTCGTGGGACTGGCCCCCAACATGACGTTGTACAACGCCATCGCCCACGCTCTCACGTCCGTTGCAACGGCGGGATTCTCTCCCGAACCGGCAAGCGCCGGTGCGTTCTCACCCATCGCCCAATGGGTGCTCGTCGCGTGTATGCTTATCGGCGCGACGAGCTTCGGTCTCATCTACGCCGTCCTCACCGAGGCTGAGTTCCAACGCCTCCGCAGCAACGAGGAGCTTCGCTTCTATCTGGGTGGGACCGCCGTCGCGGCAGGACTGGTCGCTGCCGCGCTCACGTTCGATCCGTCGATCGATCCGAACCTCGAACAGACGATCAGACACGCCGTGTTCAACACCGTCTCGATCGTCACGACGACCGGATACGCCAGCACGGACTTCAACCTCTGGTCTCCCGCAGCGAAACACGTGCTGTTTACCTGCATGTTCCTCGGTGGGATGGTCGGGAGCACGACCTGTTCGATCAAAACGCTGCGGTGGCTCGTCGTCCTCAAGGCGTTTTATCGCGAGCTGTTCACTGCTATTCATCCGTCGGCCGTCCGTCCCATCCGCGTCAGCGACGACCCAGTGGACGAGAGTACCGTCCAGGACATCTATGGCTTCGTGTTGCTCAGCCTCGTGCTCGCGTTCGGACTGACTGTCTTCGTCGTGGTCGATGCCGCCCGCGTCGGTCTTCGGGTGTCGGAGTTCGAAGCGATGAGCGCAGCCGCTTCGACGTTTCTCAACATCGGCCCGGCGTTCGGCTCGGCGGGGCCCTACGGGAGCTACCACGCGTTTCCTGCGACGACGAAGACGGCGATGGTCTTACTGATGTGGATCGGTCGTGTCGAGATCATCCCCGTTCTGACGCTGTTCACTCGGGCGTTCTGGCGGTCGTGA
- a CDS encoding DUF7533 family protein: MPKGIIDTITLAITVAFALPVGMFGVQFLLSEQLLLGSVFIGIAALMIIAEEYITTPSDLPAIAAQRVVGSITTTDDGRTDNKNES; the protein is encoded by the coding sequence ATGCCCAAAGGGATCATCGACACGATCACGCTCGCAATCACGGTCGCGTTTGCTCTCCCGGTCGGGATGTTCGGAGTGCAGTTTCTGCTGTCGGAGCAACTCCTACTCGGTAGTGTGTTCATCGGTATCGCCGCGTTGATGATCATCGCCGAGGAGTACATCACGACACCGAGCGATCTACCGGCGATCGCCGCCCAGCGGGTCGTCGGCTCCATCACGACCACGGACGACGGACGGACGGACAACAAAAACGAATCCTGA
- the trkA gene encoding Trk system potassium transporter TrkA, whose translation MRVLVIGAGQVGTNIAASLSSTHDVIVVDIDEDRTEQLAYDLDVLTLTGDGTDIDVLREADIDTADMVIASTDDDEINLVACATAKTESDPFTIARVKSHRYLRSWEGSESAYGVDFMVCSDLQTAKNIVEVVGLPAAVNVGPFAGGLVQMAEFEILPDSPIAGQVVAEADRFDSLTFAAIFRADRFELPSGETPIRAGDNVVVIGSPESVQEFASSIVPAQTPDRTDDLVVVGGSEIGYHTARLLEQRGLHPKLIEQDDARARELAEELPNTLVMEHDATDTEFLAREHIDDADAVVATLDSDQKNLLLSVLAKRIGVDRIITVVDTREYIELFQEIGIDVAINPRFVMAEEITRFTHEGIAENIAVLEEDLAEVLELEMSPDSQLVGRPIRELIAELPKSTVIGAVTRDHTFITPRGDTVLEPGDHVVVFVEADFADDITAMS comes from the coding sequence ATGCGCGTGCTCGTCATCGGGGCTGGTCAGGTCGGAACGAACATCGCGGCGAGCCTATCATCGACTCACGATGTCATCGTCGTTGATATCGATGAGGATCGGACCGAGCAGTTGGCCTATGATCTCGATGTGCTCACTCTGACAGGCGATGGGACCGACATCGATGTGCTCCGGGAAGCCGACATCGACACGGCCGACATGGTCATCGCCAGTACCGACGACGATGAAATAAATCTGGTGGCGTGTGCCACCGCCAAGACGGAGAGCGACCCGTTCACGATCGCTCGGGTGAAAAGCCACAGATATCTCCGTTCGTGGGAGGGGTCCGAAAGCGCATACGGCGTCGATTTCATGGTGTGCTCGGATCTCCAGACCGCCAAGAACATCGTTGAGGTGGTCGGGCTGCCAGCGGCAGTCAACGTCGGTCCGTTCGCTGGCGGTCTCGTTCAGATGGCCGAGTTCGAGATACTACCGGACAGCCCGATAGCCGGACAGGTTGTCGCTGAGGCCGACCGGTTCGATTCGCTCACGTTTGCCGCCATTTTCCGGGCGGACCGCTTCGAACTCCCCAGTGGAGAGACGCCGATCCGAGCCGGTGATAACGTAGTCGTCATCGGGAGTCCCGAAAGCGTTCAGGAGTTTGCTTCGTCCATCGTCCCGGCCCAGACGCCCGATCGAACCGACGATCTGGTTGTGGTCGGTGGCAGCGAAATCGGCTATCACACCGCCCGCCTGCTCGAACAACGAGGGCTGCACCCAAAGCTCATCGAACAAGACGACGCCCGTGCCCGCGAACTCGCCGAAGAACTGCCGAACACGCTCGTGATGGAACACGACGCCACCGACACGGAGTTTCTCGCCCGCGAGCACATCGATGATGCCGACGCGGTCGTTGCCACGCTCGACAGCGATCAGAAAAATCTACTCCTGTCGGTGCTTGCCAAACGCATCGGGGTCGATCGGATCATCACGGTGGTCGATACCCGTGAGTACATCGAGCTGTTCCAGGAGATCGGCATCGATGTTGCCATCAATCCGCGATTCGTGATGGCCGAAGAGATCACCCGATTCACTCACGAGGGGATCGCAGAGAACATCGCTGTCCTCGAAGAAGATCTGGCCGAAGTGCTGGAATTAGAGATGAGTCCAGACAGCCAGTTGGTCGGTCGGCCTATCCGCGAACTGATCGCGGAGTTGCCCAAGAGCACCGTCATCGGTGCGGTTACCCGCGATCATACGTTCATCACTCCACGGGGTGACACCGTTCTCGAACCCGGTGATCACGTGGTGGTGTTCGTCGAAGCCGATTTCGCCGACGACATCACCGCAATGTCGTGA